A stretch of the Rhodospirillales bacterium genome encodes the following:
- a CDS encoding HipA domain-containing protein — protein MARPPRKRRYTATPSRVEVNVRAIPILPRYGWRLYDLDEFPTVGTVPKNYLAYGNPNSPSTLAYFAKKGRTGADARECVTEEIISKIGAMLPLEMASSKLVRLSTNDVRFLSRNFVVRGHYELLHGIEIVALYFKANPSEVEKAFDLKEKAAEQRFYNIHDIVTILESVFPEESADLKKGFFKMIAFDAFIGAPDRHAMNWGVLSPLEAPSEPVRYSPIFDTARGLFREIADADLLKKERQQGRERFLESYANRSRPIFSTGEASQPNHFSLVKWIATNCQEPDRDAMCTVFDAVDIPAIEHMLQRYFRRIITQERISFIRDLLSLRIVRLREESRK, from the coding sequence ATGGCTAGACCGCCGCGCAAGCGACGATACACGGCGACACCTAGCCGTGTTGAAGTGAATGTTCGTGCGATTCCGATCCTTCCGCGATACGGTTGGCGGCTGTACGACTTGGACGAATTCCCTACGGTCGGAACCGTCCCCAAGAATTACCTGGCGTACGGAAACCCTAACTCGCCGAGCACGCTCGCTTACTTTGCGAAAAAAGGCCGAACGGGGGCTGACGCACGGGAATGCGTAACCGAGGAAATAATATCGAAGATTGGCGCCATGCTGCCACTGGAGATGGCTAGTTCAAAGCTGGTACGACTCTCAACGAACGATGTCCGCTTTCTTTCCCGTAATTTCGTTGTGCGGGGCCACTATGAGTTACTCCATGGTATCGAAATAGTGGCACTATACTTCAAGGCGAACCCATCCGAAGTGGAGAAAGCCTTCGACCTAAAAGAAAAAGCAGCAGAGCAGCGCTTTTACAACATACATGACATTGTGACGATACTGGAGTCGGTATTCCCAGAAGAAAGCGCCGATCTGAAAAAAGGGTTTTTCAAGATGATTGCATTCGACGCCTTTATTGGGGCACCTGATCGTCATGCTATGAATTGGGGTGTCTTGTCCCCGCTGGAGGCACCTTCAGAGCCTGTCCGTTATTCCCCCATTTTCGATACCGCGCGAGGCCTCTTCCGAGAAATTGCGGACGCCGATTTGCTCAAAAAAGAGCGGCAGCAAGGCAGGGAGCGTTTCTTGGAAAGCTACGCAAACCGTTCACGCCCTATTTTCAGTACAGGCGAGGCGTCGCAGCCGAATCACTTCTCGTTGGTCAAATGGATCGCTACCAACTGCCAAGAACCGGACCGCGACGCCATGTGCACCGTCTTTGACGCGGTTGACATTCCTGCCATCGAACACATGTTACAGAGGTATTTTCGGCGTATTATCACTCAGGAACGCATTTCATTCATAAGGGATCTTCTTTCACTCCGCATAGTCCGTCTTCGTGAGGAGAGTCGCAAATGA
- a CDS encoding PQQ-dependent dehydrogenase, methanol/ethanol family, producing the protein MRSLLTGKVLAAALLALMVSSATSADAIENYNPVTEDRLDNPEPHNWLQVRGNREGWGYSSLDQINASNVGSLQPAWLFSTGVSEGHQSPPLVNDGVMYVTTPMNQVLALDAATGKRLWRYQRELPEDLFQLHPTNRGPALLGDRLYVALTDCFLVALDARTGEVIWEVAVDDYQAGYYMTLAPLAAKGNIMVGVSGGEYGIRGYVAAYDAETGDEAWRTYTVPAPGEPGSDTWPDDDAWKTGGGSVWLTGNYDPETGISYWGIGNAAPWMGDTRGGMDNLYTTSVMALNVETGALVGHHQYHWNDSWDWDEVSPPLIYDVTRDGETFKALVNVARNGHIYLLKPTAEGPIEFVDAWDYVYSNVITGFDPDTGRVSYDDNHWPGTGKAALFCPSLWGGKDWPYSAYSPDTGLLYIPANENLCSTLEGAEEKYVPGELYIGVPIPVILGGFSLREGWDHIGEIQAWNVDTGEEVWSKNFDHQNWGPILATGGGVLFSGGTNDHMFRAHDAATGETLWEYPTNSGVTASPSTYSVDGKQYVAVQSGWGVDAERKQDVLRGIIPGYDVHVPQGGVIWVFALP; encoded by the coding sequence ATGAGGAGCCTATTGACGGGCAAGGTCTTAGCGGCCGCACTTCTCGCCCTGATGGTGAGCAGCGCGACCAGCGCCGACGCCATCGAGAACTACAACCCGGTCACCGAGGATCGACTGGACAACCCGGAGCCGCACAACTGGCTCCAGGTTCGGGGCAACCGTGAGGGTTGGGGGTACAGTTCGCTCGACCAGATCAATGCATCGAACGTCGGGTCCCTGCAGCCGGCGTGGCTGTTCTCGACTGGCGTTTCGGAAGGACACCAGTCTCCGCCGCTGGTCAACGACGGCGTGATGTATGTCACCACGCCGATGAACCAGGTCCTGGCACTCGATGCAGCCACCGGCAAGCGGCTGTGGCGTTATCAGAGAGAGCTGCCGGAAGACCTCTTCCAGCTGCACCCCACCAACCGCGGACCTGCGCTGCTCGGCGACAGGCTCTACGTGGCGCTCACCGACTGCTTCCTGGTCGCGCTTGATGCTCGAACCGGCGAGGTGATCTGGGAGGTCGCCGTCGACGACTACCAGGCGGGCTACTACATGACGCTCGCTCCGCTCGCTGCCAAGGGCAACATCATGGTGGGCGTGTCGGGCGGCGAATACGGCATCCGCGGTTACGTCGCGGCCTACGATGCGGAGACCGGTGACGAGGCGTGGCGTACGTACACGGTGCCGGCGCCTGGCGAGCCGGGGAGCGATACCTGGCCCGACGACGACGCCTGGAAGACCGGCGGCGGATCGGTGTGGCTGACGGGGAATTACGACCCCGAGACCGGGATTTCCTATTGGGGTATCGGCAACGCGGCGCCCTGGATGGGCGACACCCGTGGCGGCATGGACAACCTCTACACCACGTCGGTGATGGCATTGAACGTCGAGACCGGGGCGCTCGTGGGACACCACCAGTACCACTGGAACGATTCCTGGGACTGGGATGAGGTCTCGCCTCCGCTCATCTACGACGTCACCCGAGACGGGGAGACCTTCAAGGCGCTCGTCAACGTGGCCCGCAACGGTCACATCTACCTCCTCAAGCCGACCGCTGAAGGTCCGATCGAGTTCGTCGACGCGTGGGACTACGTCTACAGCAACGTGATCACCGGGTTCGATCCCGACACGGGCCGCGTGTCGTATGACGACAACCACTGGCCGGGCACCGGGAAGGCAGCGCTGTTCTGTCCGTCGCTCTGGGGCGGCAAGGACTGGCCGTATTCGGCCTACAGCCCGGACACAGGCCTGCTCTACATTCCGGCGAACGAGAACCTCTGCAGCACCCTGGAAGGTGCTGAAGAGAAATACGTGCCGGGCGAGCTGTACATCGGGGTGCCGATCCCGGTGATCCTCGGCGGGTTCAGCCTCCGTGAGGGGTGGGACCACATTGGGGAAATCCAGGCCTGGAACGTCGACACTGGCGAGGAAGTGTGGAGCAAGAACTTCGATCACCAGAACTGGGGTCCGATTCTTGCGACCGGCGGCGGTGTGCTGTTCTCCGGCGGTACCAACGACCATATGTTCCGTGCCCATGATGCGGCGACCGGCGAAACGCTGTGGGAATACCCGACCAACTCGGGTGTGACCGCTTCGCCGAGCACCTACAGCGTCGATGGCAAGCAGTACGTTGCCGTACAGTCGGGCTGGGGCGTGGACGCCGAGCGCAAGCAGGACGTCCTGCGCGGTATCATTCCCGGGTATGACGTGCACGTACCGCAGGGTGGCGTGATCTGGGTGTTCGCGCTTCCGTAG
- a CDS encoding sugar kinase: MTVDLLAIGEVMAEIRQDLTAGFRVGFAGDTFNTAVYCARESDPSARIGYCTRVGCDPLSHAFLSAAKNEGIDVSQVGFDRERNLGIYTVSTDSTGERIFHYWRSNSPARRLFASAEPLASLPPARVVYLSAITLAILRPLARRRLIAHLRELRGRSACHVAFDSNYRPRLWEDAETARRSVREMWQVADIALPSIDDEIALFGDADEEAVIARFAASDWRACAIKRGVLGPVSPRLARRAHPAFAPAPDVVDTTAAGDSFNGGYLAAFLRGEDEGRCLLAGHKIASRVVGESGALIARG, encoded by the coding sequence GTGACAGTGGATCTGCTCGCAATCGGCGAAGTCATGGCCGAGATCCGGCAAGATCTGACGGCCGGCTTCCGCGTCGGGTTTGCAGGCGACACGTTCAACACCGCGGTCTATTGCGCTAGGGAATCCGACCCATCGGCCCGCATCGGCTACTGCACGCGCGTCGGCTGTGATCCCCTTTCCCACGCCTTCCTGAGCGCAGCGAAGAATGAGGGGATCGATGTTTCCCAGGTCGGCTTCGATCGCGAACGTAACCTCGGCATTTACACCGTGTCGACCGACAGCACCGGCGAACGCATCTTTCACTACTGGCGCAGCAACTCCCCGGCGCGCCGACTGTTCGCATCCGCCGAGCCCCTTGCTTCGCTGCCGCCCGCAAGGGTTGTCTACCTGTCGGCCATCACGCTGGCCATCCTTCGTCCTTTGGCCCGCCGGCGTCTCATCGCGCATTTGCGCGAGTTGCGGGGACGCAGCGCGTGCCATGTGGCCTTTGATTCGAACTACCGGCCGCGGCTCTGGGAGGATGCCGAGACCGCGCGCCGCTCCGTCCGTGAGATGTGGCAGGTTGCGGACATTGCCCTGCCTTCCATTGACGACGAGATCGCCTTGTTCGGCGATGCGGACGAAGAGGCCGTAATCGCGCGCTTCGCCGCTTCAGACTGGCGTGCCTGCGCCATCAAGCGAGGGGTGCTCGGCCCGGTGTCGCCGCGGCTCGCGCGCCGCGCGCATCCCGCATTCGCTCCCGCTCCCGACGTCGTCGATACGACTGCGGCCGGAGACAGTTTCAACGGCGGTTACCTGGCGGCATTCCTTCGCGGCGAAGATGAAGGGCGATGCCTCTTGGCCGGCCACAAGATCGCTTCCCGGGTGGTTGGCGAGTCGGGAGCGTTGATTGCGCGCGGTTGA
- a CDS encoding DUF58 domain-containing protein, translating to MNIAERFDAAFLYRLARLRLHSARLFDGRIPGERRSPRYGASLEFVDVRPYVPGDDTRYVDWNVYRRLDRLVVKRFREHRDLCLHLLVDTSASMGAGTPSKLDHGLRTGAVLACVALANHERVSVGLLGDDVSRYRRMTPRRGHRRMAPLLDRLGAVRAGGRTRLGDALTEHARSSLAPGVAVIISDLIEPVTRIEAGLRALLARGLDARVVQVLANDEISPDIEGDVELLDIEEPSPATAKRLTAERATLRRYGQNLTRFLDERVALCRRLQVPYVRLAGTGTPDVQLLQQLRSAGFLA from the coding sequence ATGAACATCGCGGAGCGCTTTGACGCGGCCTTCCTCTACCGGCTCGCCCGATTGCGGCTGCATTCCGCGCGCCTCTTCGATGGGCGCATTCCAGGCGAGCGACGCAGCCCGCGCTACGGCGCAAGCCTGGAGTTCGTCGACGTCCGGCCGTACGTGCCGGGGGACGACACGCGCTACGTGGACTGGAACGTCTACCGGCGACTGGACCGGCTCGTCGTCAAGCGCTTTCGCGAACACCGGGATCTCTGCCTGCATCTCCTCGTCGACACCAGTGCCTCCATGGGGGCAGGCACGCCATCCAAGCTTGACCACGGTCTGCGCACCGGGGCCGTGCTCGCCTGCGTCGCGCTCGCCAACCACGAACGCGTCTCCGTTGGACTGCTCGGCGATGACGTGTCGCGTTATCGCCGGATGACACCGCGTCGCGGTCATCGACGGATGGCGCCCCTCCTGGACCGGCTCGGCGCCGTCCGGGCGGGCGGGCGCACCCGGCTCGGCGACGCCCTGACCGAACACGCGCGTTCGTCGCTCGCGCCGGGCGTGGCCGTCATCATCTCCGACCTCATCGAGCCGGTGACCCGCATCGAGGCCGGTCTTCGGGCCCTGCTTGCCCGCGGGCTGGATGCGCGCGTGGTGCAGGTGCTCGCCAACGACGAGATCTCGCCCGACATCGAAGGCGACGTGGAGCTCCTCGACATCGAAGAACCCTCGCCGGCGACGGCGAAGAGGCTGACCGCCGAGCGCGCGACCCTCAGGCGGTACGGGCAGAATCTCACCCGTTTCCTCGACGAGCGGGTGGCCCTGTGCCGGCGCCTCCAGGTACCGTACGTCCGACTGGCCGGCACCGGCACGCCCGACGTGCAGCTCCTGCAGCAGCTTCGCTCGGCAGGATTCCTCGCATGA
- a CDS encoding Rieske (2Fe-2S) protein gives MVQGVLGLGIAVGLVSPDAWMAGADAAEIARQRPQDGDQLTFFGGDRDGEVIAPADLSLGEQPFIAYPRDPSSGVIRDGSRLNQITLLRVDPARFDDRTRPGTVDGIIAFSATCTHQQCPVTAWDVEAEALFCFCHRSRFDPWNAGKVVNGPAVRKLPTLPLRLEGENELRIAGGFSGRVGN, from the coding sequence GTGGTACAGGGCGTTCTTGGCCTTGGCATCGCGGTAGGACTGGTTTCCCCCGACGCCTGGATGGCAGGTGCCGATGCGGCGGAGATCGCACGACAACGTCCGCAGGACGGCGATCAGCTGACGTTCTTCGGCGGCGACCGCGACGGCGAAGTCATCGCGCCCGCCGATCTCTCCCTGGGAGAGCAGCCCTTTATCGCCTATCCACGTGATCCGTCTTCCGGCGTGATCCGGGATGGATCACGCCTCAACCAGATCACGTTGCTGCGGGTGGATCCTGCCCGATTTGACGACCGGACCCGACCGGGCACCGTGGACGGGATCATTGCCTTTTCGGCCACCTGCACCCACCAGCAGTGTCCGGTGACCGCGTGGGACGTCGAGGCGGAGGCGTTGTTCTGCTTCTGTCATCGGTCCCGCTTCGACCCGTGGAACGCCGGCAAGGTCGTGAATGGGCCGGCCGTGCGGAAACTTCCCACGCTGCCGTTGCGATTGGAGGGCGAAAACGAGCTCAGGATCGCGGGCGGCTTCAGTGGAAGGGTCGGAAATTGA
- a CDS encoding VWA domain-containing protein, producing the protein MSLANPAALWLLAAVPLVLLLHMYRVQRREVRVTTLSLWEAVDDRRGSPRPAWLRLRPSVSLGLQLLAVVAAALAIANPLWSTTQSGWPRVVMIVDTSASMQATDVPEGRFEAARRMARDVADGLDRSQSGMLMTSRGEIVVPFTTDTDRLRDGIDALAATHRPDRLSDAVDVARRLVAAGPAARIHVFTDAAEPSTESIPDTPLVWHLVGASSANAGITEFALRRDPAPEVDYQLYLTIANFDDAARAVEFEVAFEDALLHQQGLSLPPGVQRGVVLPFRHDSAGVLTARIAGGDALGADDAVHAVLPAPRSRRIALVGEGDLFLEEALRADVAGQLYRAPSVAAAHAAGADVVVIDTAAPERLPPGRYLLLGALPDDAPIAASGRVERPAVTSWDQAHPVMRDVDLTDLLVEEALAVQRKEPESRGTVLAESSDTLLMYAWDGGVAENAADRNTEPRESDAGTRESAAPGDGAVRAVFLGFRSLQSDLRVRVAFPLLVGNALEWLHPVRLDSLPVQYRTGAPVPGERPDIGLLAGIHARQDTAGGAPGQIAINLLDATESNITPGRAEPVSDPSATDVAPPTYPHQQALWLILAVIALAAGGAELALYLYRRRRQVSPLATGLRLVTLALAAAALWQPRMLLDTEARHVVFVVDESASVGAPAADAAVHAAELAAAHAGPDDTIGIIGFSGTTRVIEPGPGVAGPAAPLPDPAPDSASAPGPAHDATDLALALRRAQTLLPETGDRRVVLLSDGHDTVSNPARIVQSAHGSGIAIHPVVIGGAAPGEISVERVDVPADVRQGEPFDIRVTVRANQDGMARIGLFRDGTLVRSGQVQLHRGDNPLIHREVMDREGFGIFEAQIESAEDAETGNNHAAGVVAVRPALRALLFDPVPAEAEYLARALRTQNIDVSVHAEPAAFAAAAAAAGRVGPEMFAGFDVVLLSNLSSLALTDAHMRALRDFVRDRGGGLVMLGGERSFGLGGYYDTPVEEALPVRMVARRKLDAPSTAIVLLIDRSGSMNQADDDYHRLALAREAAQRAVSVMDQRTELGVLAFDMKSTWVVPIGPIGAPRRTLDAIASMRAGGGGTQLMWGLQKAYRAIDRSPAVIRHVIILSDGEVYSSKFPELLGRMVRKKITVSAVTIGSETGKPQLQSISEMGQGRFYFTSDASKLPRIFTMETQLATRSGLVEESFRPVARALHHEVARGNVLDAVPVLDGYVATTARRGADVLLEGPAQDPVLAAWRFGLGRTAVFTSEIKPRWGAQWVEWESLGPLFAQLVRWAARSERRDDLAVRTQVNTDQVDITVDVAGEDGRPVNFADVQAEVIRPDRESRVLQLRQIAPGRHQGTVAAAGHGAYLVAVSMNHQAGAGSVPDDDRTRDPGLRDPDPGADVLSTITGAVVSYPDEFRHRPPDRTFLHILAAQTGGQVLARAADVFQLPREPYPHPVPVREWLLAAALAMLLLDLGARWRANRMRERT; encoded by the coding sequence ATGAGCCTCGCCAACCCCGCAGCGCTCTGGCTGCTCGCGGCCGTTCCGCTGGTCCTCCTCCTGCACATGTATCGCGTGCAGCGCCGGGAGGTCCGGGTGACCACTCTGTCACTGTGGGAGGCGGTCGACGACCGGCGCGGCTCACCACGGCCGGCCTGGCTCCGGTTGCGTCCGAGCGTCTCCCTCGGGCTGCAGCTCCTCGCCGTCGTCGCGGCGGCACTGGCGATCGCCAACCCGCTCTGGTCGACCACCCAGTCTGGCTGGCCCCGGGTGGTCATGATCGTCGACACCTCGGCCAGCATGCAGGCGACCGACGTTCCCGAAGGGCGGTTCGAGGCGGCCCGCCGGATGGCCCGGGACGTCGCCGACGGGCTCGACCGGAGCCAGTCCGGAATGCTGATGACCTCCCGGGGGGAGATCGTGGTCCCCTTCACCACGGACACCGACCGGCTCCGGGACGGGATCGACGCCCTCGCTGCGACCCACCGGCCGGATCGCCTGTCCGATGCCGTGGATGTCGCCCGTCGTCTCGTCGCCGCCGGACCGGCCGCGCGCATCCACGTCTTCACCGACGCCGCGGAGCCGTCCACGGAGTCGATTCCCGACACGCCCTTGGTCTGGCACTTGGTTGGCGCGTCGTCGGCCAACGCTGGCATCACCGAGTTTGCGCTTCGCCGGGACCCCGCGCCCGAGGTGGACTACCAGCTCTACCTCACAATCGCGAACTTCGATGATGCCGCGCGCGCCGTCGAGTTCGAGGTTGCGTTCGAAGACGCCCTGCTCCATCAGCAGGGGCTTTCACTGCCGCCCGGCGTGCAACGAGGCGTGGTCCTGCCGTTCCGGCACGACTCGGCGGGCGTGCTCACCGCCCGCATCGCTGGCGGCGACGCGCTGGGCGCGGACGACGCGGTGCACGCGGTGCTGCCGGCGCCGCGCTCGCGACGGATCGCGCTGGTCGGTGAAGGCGACCTGTTCCTGGAGGAAGCGCTGCGGGCGGACGTGGCCGGCCAGCTGTACCGGGCACCGTCCGTCGCCGCCGCCCACGCCGCCGGGGCCGATGTCGTGGTGATCGATACCGCCGCGCCCGAACGCCTGCCGCCGGGGCGGTACCTGCTCCTGGGGGCGCTCCCCGACGATGCACCCATTGCGGCCAGCGGCCGCGTCGAACGGCCCGCCGTCACCAGTTGGGACCAGGCCCATCCGGTGATGCGCGACGTTGACCTGACGGACCTGCTGGTCGAGGAAGCGCTCGCCGTGCAGCGGAAGGAGCCGGAAAGCCGCGGCACCGTGCTCGCGGAGTCGAGCGACACGCTCCTGATGTACGCGTGGGATGGCGGGGTGGCGGAGAACGCGGCCGACCGGAACACTGAGCCGCGCGAAAGCGACGCCGGCACCCGCGAGAGCGCGGCGCCGGGCGATGGGGCCGTCCGGGCCGTGTTCCTCGGATTTCGCTCCCTGCAGTCGGACCTGCGGGTGCGGGTCGCCTTTCCCCTCCTCGTCGGCAACGCACTGGAATGGCTGCATCCCGTGCGGCTCGACTCGCTGCCAGTGCAATATCGGACGGGAGCGCCGGTTCCAGGGGAGCGTCCCGACATCGGGCTCCTCGCCGGCATTCATGCGCGCCAGGACACCGCCGGCGGCGCACCGGGCCAGATCGCGATCAACCTTCTCGACGCAACCGAGTCGAACATCACTCCGGGCAGGGCCGAGCCGGTGTCCGACCCGTCCGCTACCGACGTCGCGCCTCCGACCTACCCCCACCAGCAGGCGCTCTGGCTGATCCTCGCCGTGATCGCGCTCGCCGCGGGCGGTGCCGAACTAGCCCTGTACCTGTACCGCCGGCGTCGGCAGGTGTCGCCCCTGGCAACCGGCCTTCGCCTCGTCACCCTCGCCCTTGCGGCGGCCGCGCTGTGGCAGCCCCGCATGCTGCTGGATACAGAGGCCCGCCACGTGGTGTTCGTTGTCGACGAGTCGGCGAGCGTCGGAGCACCCGCCGCGGATGCGGCGGTCCATGCGGCGGAACTGGCCGCAGCCCATGCCGGTCCGGACGACACCATCGGGATCATCGGTTTCAGTGGCACCACGAGGGTGATCGAGCCCGGCCCCGGCGTCGCCGGACCTGCTGCGCCCCTACCCGACCCGGCGCCGGATTCGGCGTCGGCCCCGGGTCCCGCGCACGATGCCACCGACCTGGCACTGGCCCTGCGACGCGCGCAGACGCTCCTGCCCGAGACGGGTGATCGCCGCGTGGTGCTGCTGTCCGACGGCCACGACACGGTTTCCAACCCGGCCCGCATTGTCCAGAGCGCACACGGCAGCGGGATCGCGATCCATCCGGTGGTGATCGGGGGGGCAGCCCCCGGAGAGATTTCCGTGGAACGCGTCGACGTTCCCGCCGACGTTCGGCAGGGCGAGCCTTTCGACATCCGGGTCACGGTCCGCGCGAACCAGGACGGGATGGCGCGGATCGGACTGTTTCGCGACGGCACGCTGGTGCGTTCGGGCCAAGTTCAGCTCCACCGCGGGGACAATCCGCTGATCCACCGGGAGGTGATGGACCGCGAGGGGTTCGGCATTTTCGAGGCGCAAATCGAATCGGCCGAAGACGCGGAGACAGGCAACAACCACGCGGCCGGGGTTGTCGCCGTCCGCCCGGCGTTGCGCGCCCTGTTGTTCGATCCGGTGCCGGCCGAGGCCGAGTACCTCGCCCGCGCTCTCAGGACCCAGAACATTGATGTCAGCGTGCATGCGGAGCCGGCCGCGTTCGCGGCCGCTGCCGCCGCGGCCGGCCGGGTCGGACCGGAGATGTTCGCCGGCTTCGACGTGGTGCTGCTCAGCAACCTCTCGTCCCTTGCCCTGACCGACGCGCACATGCGGGCGCTGCGCGATTTCGTGCGCGACCGCGGCGGTGGACTGGTGATGCTGGGCGGCGAGCGGAGCTTCGGTCTGGGCGGGTACTACGACACACCGGTCGAGGAAGCGCTCCCGGTCAGGATGGTGGCCCGGCGCAAGCTCGATGCACCCTCCACCGCCATCGTGCTCCTCATTGACCGGTCCGGGAGCATGAACCAAGCCGATGACGACTATCACCGCCTCGCGCTCGCCCGCGAGGCCGCGCAACGCGCGGTTTCGGTGATGGATCAGCGCACCGAGCTCGGGGTGCTCGCCTTCGACATGAAGTCGACCTGGGTTGTCCCCATTGGCCCCATCGGAGCGCCGCGCAGGACGCTTGACGCCATCGCGTCGATGCGCGCCGGAGGCGGCGGCACGCAGCTCATGTGGGGCCTCCAGAAGGCGTACCGGGCCATCGACCGCAGTCCCGCCGTCATCCGCCACGTGATCATCCTGTCGGACGGCGAGGTGTACTCCTCGAAGTTTCCGGAGCTTCTCGGACGCATGGTCAGGAAGAAGATCACCGTCTCCGCCGTCACCATCGGCTCGGAAACGGGCAAACCGCAGTTGCAGAGCATCAGCGAGATGGGCCAGGGCCGGTTCTACTTCACGAGCGATGCATCCAAGCTGCCGCGCATCTTCACCATGGAGACCCAGCTGGCGACCCGCAGCGGCCTAGTCGAGGAATCGTTCCGGCCCGTGGCGCGGGCGCTCCATCACGAGGTCGCACGAGGCAACGTGCTCGATGCGGTACCGGTGCTCGATGGCTATGTCGCGACCACGGCGCGCCGCGGCGCCGACGTGCTCCTGGAGGGTCCGGCGCAGGATCCGGTCCTCGCCGCCTGGCGCTTCGGACTCGGCAGGACCGCAGTGTTCACATCCGAGATCAAGCCGCGCTGGGGCGCGCAATGGGTCGAGTGGGAATCACTCGGGCCGCTGTTTGCGCAACTCGTTCGCTGGGCGGCAAGGAGTGAGCGCCGGGACGACCTGGCGGTCCGGACCCAGGTCAATACCGACCAGGTGGACATCACGGTCGATGTCGCCGGCGAAGACGGACGCCCGGTCAATTTCGCGGACGTGCAGGCCGAGGTAATCCGTCCGGACCGGGAGAGCAGGGTTCTGCAACTCCGCCAGATCGCGCCGGGGCGTCACCAGGGAACGGTGGCCGCCGCCGGTCACGGTGCGTACCTGGTCGCCGTCTCGATGAACCATCAAGCTGGAGCCGGATCTGTCCCGGACGATGATCGAACCCGCGATCCGGGTCTCCGCGACCCGGATCCCGGCGCCGACGTCCTCTCCACGATCACAGGCGCCGTGGTCTCCTATCCGGACGAATTCCGCCATCGCCCACCCGACCGCACGTTCCTGCATATCCTTGCGGCGCAGACCGGGGGACAGGTGCTTGCCCGTGCGGCAGATGTATTCCAGTTGCCACGGGAGCCGTACCCGCATCCCGTTCCCGTTCGGGAGTGGCTGCTCGCGGCTGCACTCGCCATGCTGCTGCTGGATCTCGGTGCCCGGTGGCGTGCCAATCGAATGAGGGAGAGAACATGA
- a CDS encoding bifunctional 4-hydroxy-2-oxoglutarate aldolase/2-dehydro-3-deoxy-phosphogluconate aldolase, with translation MTDIARNVLARLGEAGVVPVVELEHCEVAVPLARALLAGGLPVAEITFRSEAAAASIRILREQIPEMLVGAGTVLNVEQVELAYRAGSQFVVTPGFNPAVVEACIELDVPILPGINNPTGVEQAMGFGLEAVKFFPAEASGGVSFLKALSGPYPSVRFLPTGGIALNNLRDYLALPNVLACGGTWIVSPALVRESRFDEITRLADEAIALAARNS, from the coding sequence ATGACCGACATTGCGCGGAATGTGTTGGCCCGCCTCGGCGAGGCCGGGGTAGTGCCGGTGGTCGAACTGGAACACTGCGAAGTTGCAGTGCCTCTCGCGAGAGCGTTGTTGGCGGGCGGTTTGCCAGTTGCCGAAATTACGTTCCGATCGGAAGCGGCGGCGGCTTCGATCCGGATCCTGCGGGAGCAAATTCCAGAGATGCTGGTGGGAGCTGGGACGGTGCTCAACGTCGAGCAGGTGGAGTTGGCCTATCGCGCAGGTAGCCAGTTTGTCGTCACGCCCGGCTTCAACCCCGCGGTCGTTGAAGCCTGCATTGAGCTTGATGTGCCAATCCTCCCCGGTATCAACAATCCGACTGGCGTCGAACAGGCCATGGGCTTCGGTCTGGAGGCCGTCAAGTTCTTTCCTGCCGAGGCCAGCGGCGGCGTGTCGTTCCTGAAAGCGTTGTCCGGCCCATATCCCTCGGTCCGGTTCCTGCCGACCGGCGGCATCGCCTTGAATAACCTCCGCGACTATCTCGCACTGCCCAATGTCCTCGCATGCGGTGGGACTTGGATCGTAAGTCCGGCACTCGTGCGGGAGTCCAGGTTCGACGAAATCACACGCCTTGCGGACGAAGCGATCGCCCTGGCCGCCCGGAACAGTTGA